The Liolophura sinensis isolate JHLJ2023 chromosome 6, CUHK_Ljap_v2, whole genome shotgun sequence genomic sequence tatacgacgacggccggCATTATGccgggtgggaggaaaccgggcatgcCTGGCTGAAGACTACGACCATTCGTAaattgctcacagaccttcccacgatcgacagcagaggaagccagaatgagctggacttgaactacaTTGGCGGGAAGCTCCTTAGGCATTGTGTTAAATGGTTCAAGTGCGTCCTGAAACGCTGTTGGTTGAATGGGATTACCTTTAATGGCCTAGGTGTATGTTCAAATTATACAGTGTTAAGTGGGGGGGgcgctcagttggttagcacgcaagcgcagcgtactgatccaggagtctctcacccatgcagtcgctgtgagttcaagtccagctcatgctggcttcctctccggccgccagtgggaaggtctgtcagcaagctgcggatggtcgtgggtttcccccgggctgtgcccggttttcacccaccataatgctggccgcggtcgtataagtgaaatattcttgagtacggccgtaaaacaccaatcaaataaataaataaatgcggCGTGAGAATACAATGAAAAGGTGCGTCTTAAAATGATACCAGCAATGTACCGAAATGATTTCAGTATATAGGTCGGAGTTCCAACATAAACCATTGTAGTTCTGTGGTCGGTTCGCCATGTTCTCAGCACACCTTCCGGATTAACCGATCTGAATAGTTACATTCATTAATCTGGAACTCGGTCCTGTCGCCTGCGCTGGTCTCAAAGTCACAACGTTTTACGCTTCAAAAAGAAGTGTCTCGTTAATTGAAGTAATTCTTAATTCATATTACCTCATTACAGGTAAATAATAAAGTCCATAACATCGCAAAAGACACAAATGTGACCGACGCATCCAGTCCAACAGTATCAGAACTTCGCAAAGCACGATTTTCGAATCATTTTGACTCCGTTGATATGGTGAAATGAGCTGCTTTTAAGATAAATTATGGtttattctgttcattattaaaacgAAAATTACAGCTGACTGCGAAGTAATTTGTAAATCACCCTTTAGATGGTATAATTCTGAATCGTTTCAATTCAGTCATTCCACGAGTTTGACTTTTGCCGGACGATGCCAAGTGCAGCCAACTCgaattgaaaatggcggttaTGTATATGGTACCGCTAGGGAATACTTATCCTTTCGTGAGCGATACTGTACAGCTTAGTAAACGGTGATCATTCAGTCATTCTGCTAGGCACTCTTTATGTCTAGCGAGGTCGGATATCTGCTACAGATTAGCAATGACGCTTATCACATTAACATCGCACACTTTAACAACCGTAGGGAacacacagacatatatgtTATAAAGATTTTGCTTGTGTTGGCAGGCGATGGCAAGTTTAACTACAGTTATTCTGGAATCTCTGTTTATTTATGGGCATCCGCggcagaggtggttagcgtgtcaacacggcgcaatgacccaggagcctctcaccagtgttgTCAGGACATCTGGACACACCACTATTGAGCCCGAACAAGATGTAGAGAAGCGGTCATTCGGTCTTGTGACCTCAACAGTTCACTCAGGAAATGTGTAAGGCCATTTTGTACTGCATATGGCCGAAACAGAGGTCCTGAGTTTTGAATTCTTCTCTAATGACTACTCAGATATAGTttactgtaatatatatatgatcCTTCAAATGAAGTCTGGGTGTTTCCAACTGACGAGCTCATTtggttattttatgttttaaattccTTAGTAAAGGATGTTCTTCCCCAGCTACATAACAGTCTCCTACGTGCGCATTTCAAAAGAACACCCCATGCATACATGATCAGGACCAAGAAAATCACCCCCACCCGAAcgacaataacaacaaaaccaTCCACGTAATGAAAATAAGTGTAGCCCTATTCTCATTTGTCAAATCAATAGTTTTTGTTGACGAATTACGTGTTTTTGCGCATGTCTGGGTGCATGCGTTATACGTATCATTGTCACTTTGTCTTGTTTTTCCAGTAATGTATCTTTCTCGAAACTCTCCATTCTAGACAGGATGATGAAGAGCGTGTTAAACTCTAATTTAGTCATAATAAACCGTTAGATTAATTTAACGTTTGAAGATTAACTTTATGCTGCTGCTTTTCATCAATAATGTCTTCACCTAATTGTGCACACGACATGCATATTTCTGGATTGCTTTCGTTCATTTATCTTGTACGCATGACATAATCGAAAGTTTTCTGTGTtagtgtgggtttttttttcctttttttttcaccgcGTCACTACCATGGCTCCGCAGTTCTGTCCCAGGCCAAGAAGTGCTATGTTGAAATACAGTGGTAACGAAGCGTTCAGCGTAAATCAGTTAACAAGTTAATCTATCAATGAACACGTCATTTGTCTCCCGGCATTCTTCACCAGTGTCTCTGTGACTTTCTTGATCTTGTTCTGATAGTCTCAAGGGAATTCCCCGAGTAACTGACGAGTGATCCGCCAGAGGCTTGGAGTTGGAGCAGCACCATGGCCGGAGCCGCGAAGGTCGTTTCGCTCTAGAATCTTAGCCCACCATCCTGCCACAACTTGAGGTTTGGTCCTCCATGCTGACGGCCTAACAGATTCTGACAAATCCATTAACATTGGTAGTCCACCGACTGCGATGTCATAACTCATTTTGCGTCGACACGCGAGTCCATGACCTTATCTTTCGTAAATCAAGTCAGTGGTAACCTTCCGCGGTTACTTTCTGCGTAACCACATTAAGTGATTTTTGCCTGTCTGGTGAGTGACACCGTCTGCCTAAGGTCACCGTTATTTCAAATTATTCACGATGTCTCCTATATAAGACGACGTAAGACAAAGTACATAAATAGCAAAGATGCATTATATAATTGACGTCACATTCGATTTAGAATCACTCGTTGGATAGTTCGATTAACAACAATTTTAGCCACATGAATATGATATATCTCTGTACTTATAACCTGTCCAGATTGCTTTTTAGTAAAGTCTCCTTAAACCGGGATCCAAATTTCGGTTCAAATAAGAGAATcgtacgggggaaggtctgtcagcaacctgcggatggtcgtaggtttcccctgggcttttctcggtttcctcccgccataatggtggccgccgtcgtataagtgaaatattcttgagtttggcttgaaacaccaatcaaataaaaaaataaataaatcaaataagagAATCAAGACAGCAGTCCTAGAATATAATCCCGGAAttgtgaaagtgaaaagttttttagctcaagtaaaattaaaattttagctGGTTACAGTAATACACCAGTGTTATTCTCAatattcaaattaaaatttcaaatttactgCTTTTCCATTTAATCCATATTTGGCCTAACTGAGTCTTGGGTTATTCCACTCATCAATAACCACACTTCCAGGGGCCAGTTTCCTAAAGCCTACCTGGCCTTAAGTAGCTTTTACCCAGGTgtacttcatatctctacaacatttGTTCTTGCTCCAAacggatacagaatcgacgctgattggctgacagtggagatagggtttccttgGTTAAATGTTGCAGCggtggtcacgcttgaataaatgtaccaaacctaaaattcagtttacaCAAGGTATGGCCTGgatttgcctatctctcacCAGTCAAtaagaatcgattctgtatccctttggCAGTTAATCCATATAGGGGCCTAACTGAGTCGTCTTGATTTATACCACTCATCACTTTATCATCATTAACTTCATTTCCAGAGGACAGTTTCATAAAAACCTATTTAGccttaagtagcccttagcaaAGTGTACGTCAATTCTCTACAACATATATTGTTATTGTGTTTATGACTCACTATTGCTAAGTGCGCTTCATGAAACAGGGGTCAGGAATTCTGCTATTCGTTTTTTCTTCGTCACGTCTGAAGATTTGTCTATATAGAGAAAATTCTGTGGTTTCATTCgagctctgtcaggtttccccATTTTGAAAACCTAGCGCAGTTCTTTGGTTCTCAACATCTTCCGTTTCTCTATTTATAAACTTAATCGCCGTCGCATGTGTGAAATAGTCTTGTGTAATGTGTAAAAACACCCTTCAAGTAAAGCAACAACGTAAGTCTCGAGACAAGTTAAAAGAGGTACTTTCGCCCAATATAATCGCCAATATATAGTGACGAATCTCTGCATCAGTTTGTGCATTTCACCAGTAAGATTGCTAAGCATATACAAAGCTCAAGATTATTTTGCTGCTGGtttacatttttcatgtgaattaagatacatgtatttattaatccAGGTATTATAAGCGACTTGTTGAAGAAActgtaacaaatacatttcCAGTATATTCGTGATACAAAATCATCTCCCGGGGCAGGAAAATCCGCAAAGCCTGCGCCATGTCGCTATACCGTACACCACATGTTTCTATGCGTTGCAGTGAAAGAATTGATTGGGAGGCAAAAAATCGTGCAGCATGGTATGAAAGAATGATTTGTCACAACGAGGCTGTGGTCTGAACAGTTCTAGATATATTTAAACTGATCAAGATTGGAAAAATCACAACCATGCcattatcaaaaatatttttatttcaaatattggTGTTTACGTAGAATTAGAGTAACCAGCGATTTACAAGAGTACCATTTGACAGGTTACCTGGGGAGGGGTTGACAGAGCTGGAACTAACTATCTACAAGTTTAGATACCGTACACTGGGATTAACTTCGCCGATATCAATCTGAAGACGAACAGTGGCAATGCACAATTTAGTAACCGGTGTGCATCACGTCAGAAATATTCAATTCAAGTCTCTGTCAGAGAGCATTGCGATAATCAGTGTGTACACTTTCACACAGGAAATGTTTAGAGGTTCCTAACACGTTAGGGTCGGAGGAGCTATTGAACACGGTGTAGCCGGCACGAATTCAAGGAGGAATACTATAATCCTGACACATTTTCACCCCCATTCATTCTCCCTTAATCTGgtgtaattaaaataaaataacctaAACGAAAGGTCTAACcgtaaaatgtatgtacaaaaacCGTATCTTtcaacagaaaaatatgtatttccatAGCATCACTCCTACATTGCCCTTTACCCTCTCGTCGTCTACCGCGTGAGGTTTCGCGGGTATGTTTCAGTGAAGAAGTCATTGCTCACTTCTTTCCCAAAACGCATGAATCTTTTGTCCTTTTCAGTATCTTCCTCAGATTGTTCGTTGTCACGTCCGAACCGCATGAACCTTTTCTCAGCCGGATCTCGGCCGAATCTCATGAACCGCTTTTCTGCGGGATCTCGCCCAAAACGCATGAATCGTTTGTCTTCCAGAGCTCTACCAAATCGCATAAATCTCTTGTCTGGTGTTTCTTGCCCTCCATCAGACCTTCCAAAGCGCATGAAGCGCTTACCTTCTTCCGTTATTTGGTTTTCTTCGCCGCTTTTGCCAAAGCGCATGAAACGCTTTTCAGCCTCAACTGGATCCCGACCAAAACGCATGAAACGTTTATCGGCGTCCCCTGAATCTCTGCCAAAACGCATAAAGCGTTTCTCAGCCTCTTCGGAGTTTCTTCCGAACCGCATGAACCTTTTCTCCTTTTCTGCGGAATCCCGACCGAATCGCATGAACCTCTTTTCTTCCTCCATGGGAGTTCTACCAAACCTCATGAAACGTTTCTCTTCTCCAGATTTTCCAAATCTCATAAAGCGCTTCTCCGGGTCTCCTTCCATTGCGTTTTCATCGTCATCGCCATCTTCAAGAGCACGTCCGAATCGCATAAACCTCTTTTCATTATCCCGCCCGAATCTCATGAACCTTTTGCCAAAACGCATGAATCGTTTCTCGTTATCTCGTCCAAATCGCATGAATCGCTTATCTGCCATTCCATCTCCCATTTCTTCACCACCACGACCAAATCGCATAAATCGCTTTTGTTTATTGTCCGTTTTGTTGGCGTTGTCATTGTCTTCCTCTTCGACTTCCGACGTCTTAATCTCGTCTTCAGCTACTTTTTCCGTCTCAGGAGGAGCATCAGCTGATCGTCTTCTCCTCAACTTTGTTCCCTCCGCCCTCTCGATATCATGAATTCTGAACAAGGCCTCTTTAAGAAGGTCCTCAATAGCCCTGTCCCCACGGCCAAATCGCAGGAACCTTTTGTCTTGGAACGGTAAACCTCTTCCGAACCTGAGGAAACCATCACCGCTTAGAGCTCTCCCAAAACGTAGAAATCGCTTTTCTTTTGCGTCTCCATCTGAGGActctgtaaaaaaacaaatgaaagaaagGTCATCAGAAAATGCGGCAAATATACATAGATCTAATCTGATGCtgtaaaaaaagtttcatcATTGATAGAATAACCAATCGAGAAAGAAACAAGTTGTGAATTCAACGCACGAGGGCCACGCCATGCAAGAACACCACACGGGGACCAATTGCTAGCAAGGCAGGAAACAAGACGCCTACCCTATTAAATCAGCTTTGGGCGAATTCGCTCAATAAATCGTTACAAATTATCTGTCTAGGTAATAATGATCGAATGGGGCGCCTGGAGAGCCACGTCAACAACGTCACTTAAAACTGACGGACAGTCGGTTGCGTAAATCACTCTAACCATAGTGATCTTTCGTCATTGGCCAATTCATGTTGTAGACGCTATCGCTTGACGGGGCGCATTTGCGTAGGGAAGGAGAAGACCTGGACTATAATTAACCTCATACATATTTCATAGAGTTTAGGGAGAGGCTAATTTCAGTGAAGACGACGATGCAGGCTGCGGCATTACGGGTCAGCTTTGGCCACATAGTCCTCTGTCATCACCGGTTTCTTGGGAATTGTCACTATCTGCTTTCTGCCCAGCTATCAACCTGACTCATGAAAATTCATCCGACTCAGAGTTCCTCGGAAGGTGGAATCTCGTCGCGTGTTTTCACCTTCTCATCCCCCAGCCCTTTaattattttcacacttttctCAGGACTACTTTCTTTCCCGACTCACGAAGTGCCAAAGTTCATTTTCGCTAACTCCCAGAATGGGACCATCATCGTCCCTGAGTTTTCCTCACCCTACGCAATGCTTTAAAATGCTTCTCTTCGTCGTTTCTTTTTCCAGTTTATTGTTAATCCGTTTAACCCCAAAACTGTCATTTGACCCCACCAATATTGTTACAAATGACATTAAGTAGGTCCTGAAATCCCAACCGATAATGACACCAATCGATCATCTGAACTAAACGTGAAGTATTGTACATTTTGTCCGGTTTATTAATGCTTTATACGTTGAATTCACATGAAGACATGGCGGATAGGTACTGAGATCGTAAACATTTCACATCTGGTGCCTTCGCTGCGCAGGTTGTTGTTGTCATAACTAACGCCGTATAGATACCTGTATTTTACCACTGTTACCGACCGTCTATTACGAGCAAGAGATGTCTGTTTTTATGTACCACAAGtctcatttgtttttatgatgtCATCATTACATGTTAAGCGCTATTAACTGTATCAGGTTGTTTATCAATACTAGTGTCCAGAACACAGTGTTAACCAACTTTAGTTCTGGTGTCAGCAATGCTGGTGTTGTTAGTAAGGACGTAAGCTCTAAGGTCGGGTGGAGAGGTTTGTCTGTATGGCCTAGCTGTGGTGTTCAATTTACcaattttgtcaattttgcGTGGATTATACGAAACATTTGCCTTGCATAAATGATAGGAGTGCCTGTGTTGCGGTTTTATGTTTGCTGTTAATTATGTTTATGGAAACTGATATCTCGCTGATTATAACCCACGAAGTCCTAGCCGGCGACAATTGTCACTCGGTTGCAATGGGCTATTTGTTCCAATACATTCAACATCAGCAAAACAATTAATGGCTTAAATATTGTAGGTGATTTGGCGAGTAATGATACATCGTCAAAAAATCGATTTATTCGTAACgtaaaaaatgttttggttttcattttcatcttgACAAAGCCCTGTGGCTAGAAAGCTAGTCTACGTTACGAATGgcacataaatattgtcattagATAAGCCATAACGTCAGCTTCAGATACATTTGTTCTCAAGCCAAGACCACAAGATACACGGATGG encodes the following:
- the LOC135467616 gene encoding FMRFamide-related neuropeptides-like, coding for MYCRPLHYLLGFVIIQWASSGVMADLSACADSQLLSDPGILQLCETLAYVQKESSDGDAKEKRFLRFGRALSGDGFLRFGRGLPFQDKRFLRFGRGDRAIEDLLKEALFRIHDIERAEGTKLRRRRSADAPPETEKVAEDEIKTSEVEEEDNDNANKTDNKQKRFMRFGRGGEEMGDGMADKRFMRFGRDNEKRFMRFGKRFMRFGRDNEKRFMRFGRALEDGDDDENAMEGDPEKRFMRFGKSGEEKRFMRFGRTPMEEEKRFMRFGRDSAEKEKRFMRFGRNSEEAEKRFMRFGRDSGDADKRFMRFGRDPVEAEKRFMRFGKSGEENQITEEGKRFMRFGRSDGGQETPDKRFMRFGRALEDKRFMRFGRDPAEKRFMRFGRDPAEKRFMRFGRDNEQSEEDTEKDKRFMRFGKEVSNDFFTETYPRNLTR